ACAAACAATCATAGTGCAAGGATAACAATGGATTCTATTCATCACTGATGCTCATAGGTCCTATtgtgcaaaaacaaaaaatctccaaCAAGTTCATTATCATTAACACGTGCAAACAAAAACCTTGAAAATCGAAAGACAGATTGCATAATATACCTGAAATTTTGTTCTTCAACCCAGACAGACATAATGTCAAAAAGGGGTTTAGAGAAGAAAACACATTGTTAGCTGCAAAATGGTGTATTCCAagctttttctcaaaatttattagCGGCGGGATTGGGTTAACCCTAGGGAGTGTTTGGAAAGTGTCTTAATGGAACCTAGTCATTGGCTAAGGATATCCAACACGTCACAACAAGTTTGCTGAAGAGAGCTTTTACTACAAGTCGTTTAGTCTCATATGACGTGGGTCCCTAGATCCTATCCACGGAAAGCACCAAAAAAAGTTTACTCTTACCTAATTTAAAGAACGAGAAAGAAAAACCCTCCAAAACAGACTGATATTTGCaaccggtaatttttgacacaatttaCAAATATGATAcgaatttaacataaaattgttttcaaatagtAGCTTAATCAGCTGTGAatcacgcttcatgaagcggagatcaTTAGTTTCAATTAtctttccttgtgtggacatgtcaaaaaaaaaaaaaaaaaaaaaaacacttaacataaaattaaagggttagagTTGATGaaacttaatataaaattaaaaagttagaATTGAGAAgtctaacctatttaattaattaaatgagtcagattaAAGTTGTCTTATAATCATGCCTCAACACTATTTCAACCTGATACATGACATAATGACTGTAAATTTTTAACAAGACACACAAACCtgacacaaatttaatataaaaataaaccGTTAAAATTGAGAAGTAtggcccatttaattaaataagtcgaattaaaattaacttatttaATCTTATATTAAAGTGCATTAACACAATTTAAGCTCAATAAAAGTGAACACAAATTCTCCTACCTCTATCCCTTCCTTTTACTAGCTATaattcaaaatcattttttgattttatcttATTTGGGGCCAAATTCAACGTTTGAAGTTGTGGAAGAATATAGTCCACAGATTGCACCAAATTCCTCGCCACTAGTTTataacaaaattcaaaagatctaAACCCCCTCTCCAAGTAATGATCAGTACGACAACCTACATCCAGAACAATCCAGAGAAAATTCTCGACTCCCTCTTCTCTAAACTTATAAAAGACACCAACAAATTCATTCAGTCCTCAAAGCAATTACTTTTGTCCAAAGCAAACTCTTCAAGATGGGTATGATATTGGGAAAGATCTGCGTGGAAACCCCGAAATACCAAGTGATTAAATCCTTGGCCGACTACGAAATCCGCAAATATCCGCCGTCGGTGATAGCTGAAGTCGCCTATGATCCGTCACAATTCAAAGGCAACAAAGATGGCGGCTTTACCGTGTTGGCCAATTACATTGGCGCCTTAGGCAACCCACAGAACAGCAAGCCGGAGAAGATTGCAATGACGGCACCAGTAATAACAAAGACCCAAGAGAGCCCTGGTGAAAAGATTGCCATGACAGCTCCGGTTGTGACAAAGGCTGGCGGGGAAGAGGGGAAGAAGAACATGGTGATTATGCAATTCTTGTTGCCGGATAAGTATCAGAAGGCGGAGGAGGCGCCTAAGCCGGTGGATGAGAGGGTGGTGATTAGAGAGCAGGGGGAGAGGAAGTATGGGGTGGTTAAGTTTGGGGGAGTGGCGACGGAGGCGGTGGTGGAGGAGAAGGTGGAGAAGCTGAAGAAGTGCTTGGAGAGAGATGGGTATAAGATAACAGGGGAGTTCTTGCTGGCAAGGTATAACCCACCATGGACTTTGCCTCCATTCAGGACCAATGAGGTTATGATCCCGATTGAGTGAGTTTTGAAGCCTCTAGCTATTActcttttctgtttcttttctttagtGTTTATCAGTGTCCAAAGACTGCCATTTCAGGTGCTGATACTTAAATGTGTAGTTCAAGCAAGTCTCTGTTATGGGATTTTGAATAAAGGGTAAAGTTTAAAGTGCAATCACTTCACATGTTCTGTAAATTCTACTGAAATCATGTGCTAATTGCTATGAAGAACATGTATCaattggaggaattttcttcatCCATATTCTGTTAATtctaattttgtcaaaattatgCCCACTACACAGATACaagtttaattaattgaattaaagaagtttttttggCACCACAATTTGAAGTAAAACACTGACCATTTATACAAATTGCATTCTCTAAAGTATAAACTCTAGTCTGGCAACTTCTTAGCTCTAGTTTTTCTGCATTTTGTCTAGATCATAAGATGATTGGTACTAAGCTTTAAAATCTAATATAGATCATAAGATGATTCCTCTTTACTCCAAGAGGGAGTTTTTCCACAAATGTAATCGATGTGGGACTTGCTTCAAAGAGGGAGGTTTTTTCATGTGCATTTAAGACTCAGAGATGTCACATTCTGTGATGCTAATCATGAAATGGTCTAAACAGAATTCCTCCAGCCAAGAAAACTTTATCGAAAAAGAAAAGTCCTGCCCCTTCATCCTCTACCCCCTGAGGACCCTGAGCCAAAAACCCATgagaaaaggcaaaaaatttCATGATGAAGTAAAAAGCTGTAAAGATTGTGAGGGCATTACAGGCAGCAGAAGCATGTTGTTTCAAGGTTTAAGCTGCAAAGCGGATCCCAACAATTGTTTTAGCACAGTAATAGTAGGCAAACCGGCAAATTAATACTCGCACGGAAGCCTCAGTACCAGTGCAACAACCATATTATGCAAAATCCAAACAAACTGTAACAAGAAAcgaaaaagagaatttttttttttttttttttttcagttcatGGAAGAAGAGCATCTACCTCCAGAAAACATTCAACGATTCATACCTCTGGTTTTTCCTTCAACGTGGAACAGACATAATTTCAAAGAAGTAGAGATTCTTTCAGAggaaaaggaggaggaggagaaacGGGAAACCAAGCAAGTGTATTTTATAGGGGTTTGAAGTTAAAACCCTAGGGGCGTGTTTGGAAAGTGTATTAGTGGAACGTACTCATGTTTCTGACCCATATAGCTACGGTTTGGGCTCAGCTTGTTTGCCCATGTTTCTTTATGTTCTCTCTTTGTCTCTTTAAAattgatttgacttttaaattattattaaatttgtgataaataattattaaattttgatataataatgattttaaaagtcacatcaattttaaaaagatgcaagaaaaacataaaaaagactTTTAACATACCCCAATGACCTAATGCTTACTTGCCTGGCTGTGGACGTGTGAGGTCCAACACGTATCCCTTGTGATTGATTATGGAATATATAACTCAATTCCAATTGGTCTAATTTTAACTAAAACTAGACGAAATCCAAATGAATCCGTGACAAAAACCTTTCGGAGATGTGCCCTAGTTTCTTTTagagcacctaagccaaatccttcaTAAATTAATATTGGTGCCGATAGGGAAGTTGAGAACTTGAAGAAGCAAGATGAGAAAAGGAGGTGGCAATAAGAGCAAATTTTTGTTTGCAAAATTCGAAgtattatttcattattatcaTGACCAGTTCTCGCCATAACACCAAGCAAATTTTTATGATATGCTTTCGTTCATCTTGATTGTTCAATTGTAGCCTGCAATTTATCCCATTGTAGTCACACTTGATCAGTATAAAATTAGTTTCCTCAAAGCTCAATTAGCCCCAAAAAAATCCCATGAAATTATTCATGACAACCTAAATTGTCAAGTaaaccaaaaaagaaggaaCAAAGGGAAACATAAGATATTGAGAATGATATTTAGAACACCTGTCAGCCTGTCTCTATTTCATCAATCTACAGAGATATGACTTAACTTTGTTTTGGAGCCTCTGACCAATATATCCAAAACACACCCCCAGAGTAGGCAATAATTCACAATGTACAGAGATATTTATACATGTCACAAGCTTATCAACCTTACCCACTGAAGAGCTTTACAACAATGGTAATGATATTCAAAATTATGAGGGGTAGTCTCAAGAAGTGGAATGCGTGTATGAGCCCTATGATCTGCCCTTTAAGCGAATTCCTCCCACCTCTTTGAATCTCTAGCAAGGTCCATCCTCTTGGAGCAAGGAACCGATCCTCGTTCAGTATTGCAAATGAGTTTGCAAAAAGCAGAAAAGCTTCAAGCAAAGTCCAGAAACCCATTTTCTACATGAGGAAGGAATCAACATTTCATTTTCAGGATAAAACACTTCAAGGATACTTTTCACTCATACATAAAGAATCTAGATGTTAGCAAAGAAGTGTAGTACAAAATAACGGATGGAAAAGGGTGGTTATATGGGTTTTCTTCACTCCATAAGAGTCAAGCATATTTGATTGAAAAGGGAAAAGCATCATATATATACCACAAAAACAACATACTTCCAAACTTCTCTTTATCGTGATAGTTTGAGAGTTCTACAAGACTCTAACCTTTGCTCAAGTAGAGAAGTGTTGAGATGGGGCTGGCAAGTGTTAGATTATTATCTCGCCTAGCAACGAAGGAAAGAAAAGGAGCAGCATAGACATTTTGAAAGACCTACTGGACATTGCAAGTTCACCAATGGTGGCTGGCTGGTAACCTGACAGTGGCAGGTAGGCTAAATGGCAAATGCAGTCTGCTTCAATGCAAAGAATCTATACATAAACAACCAACTCAAATGGGGGTGCTACTCCCCCTCATTCTCTCTAACTTGCTGTTTGTAGTCGTTTTGATAACCTATATGGAGAACTATCTAAGTTGGCCAATCAAAGCTGCCGTCAGAGCTAGGTAGGCATCAAGGTAAAGAACCCGAACCCCGTGAACGAATGAACTCTAATTCTCAATTAGAGATATTTGTAAAAGATCCTCAACAGATAGAAACAAACCTCACAGAGACACATCCCTCAGGAACACCTTTTCATTCTCACCATCTGCAACTATCAACCATTAGACTAACACATAACACTACGCTACTAACAATTTTTCCTGAAAACATATGATAAAGTTCTATCAAACATACTTAAACAATCCCAAATGGCATACTAATTTCAGATTAGACTACATTTATGGCACCAAATTTGTAGCCTTACAAAACTAAGATCAGCAATATTTACACCCTATTAATGTCATGCCCGTCCATTTGAGAAAAATGATACTCTGACCAACGAAATAGCTATATGTATTATGATCATTATGGTGGAGACGATAGCCATGAAAAAACATTATGGAAAAATATGTTGAGGCCACCATTTTTGTGCAAATTCCTTAACACCCTCTACATATAAAACAACCCCATGTTTTACTTTGTCAGAAATCAGCTAATTCATCCATGACAAACCTCAGTTTCGACATGAAACTAGTACACCCCATTAGTACCAAATAAAAGCCAGAATGCATCAAAGCTCAAGAACCCCAGATGTGCAacttttttaacaaacaaattggtgcttatcacagaaaaaaattatgaatctCCAGTTAATCAGGCAAACAAATCCGATCAAAACATATCTAATATTGCTGTGTTGGTTCAACTTAAATTTGAACATACAGATATAAGTTACTTTCCGAACACAAAATCATAGGAAGTCTCACCGGTGACAAGAAGCAACCAGCGAATGAATATATTGGACCCAGAAAACGACAACTCTCTCCGGCAAAGGCGCTGAGGCTTGACCCCTTGTGCTGATTTCTACAACAACAGAAAACAGGAAAACCGAAGAGGAACGAGTATGTAAGAAGGAATTGCTTGCCCTTCTTGGAAGTCTCTAACTTCGAAAGGTCCGCGTGTTCATCACTGTCGCACTTTTTCACATCCAACGGCTAGGAACGTCTCGCTGGCGTAAGCGGAAGCTAAGATCCGTTGGATTTAACCCATACTTGCTATTCATTATCCAATCACCAGTATGACCGGGCCGACCCGGACTGTCGCGACCCGGTTTCAAGATAGCCGAGTTGTCAAACATGGATAAACCCTCTTAAGTCTTGGTAGCATTCAATCAATTAACCATGTCGTCACTTCAGCTAATCCCACCTTCTCTTTCGCTTCCACTCCTTCTGAACTGTAAACTTCCAAGAGGTAACAGAGCTTCAGAGCCTCATACCCTCGCGCAAATTTCTAAGCTAAAGCGGAGCGTAGCTCGAGCTTCCATCAACGGCGACACAAATGGAGCTGTCGAACCGCCGAAACCCGCTCGCCGAGGCAGGAAAAAGGGACCCATTTCGTCCTCAGCCACCTCTCCCCCTAAGAAAACAAAGGGTTCTAGAAAAACTGAAGCCGAGAACGGCACAGTCGGAGCCAACGAATCAGAGAAGCTAGACCCAGAATTCGACGACTACGACGACGGAATCGACTTCCCGTACGACGACCCACCACTGATCTGCTGCTTCGGCGCCGCACGGAAAGAGTTTGTGCCCACGGT
Above is a genomic segment from Corylus avellana chromosome ca9, CavTom2PMs-1.0 containing:
- the LOC132192117 gene encoding heme-binding-like protein At3g10130, chloroplastic yields the protein MGMILGKICVETPKYQVIKSLADYEIRKYPPSVIAEVAYDPSQFKGNKDGGFTVLANYIGALGNPQNSKPEKIAMTAPVITKTQESPGEKIAMTAPVVTKAGGEEGKKNMVIMQFLLPDKYQKAEEAPKPVDERVVIREQGERKYGVVKFGGVATEAVVEEKVEKLKKCLERDGYKITGEFLLARYNPPWTLPPFRTNEVMIPIE